A single genomic interval of Prunus dulcis chromosome 5, ALMONDv2, whole genome shotgun sequence harbors:
- the LOC117627107 gene encoding uncharacterized protein LOC117627107 isoform X2 yields MEEEQLDYVLVPLGLLVFGTYHAWLLITILRYPIRTVVGLNAQSRRQWALSMMTDPLKNGVLAVQTIRNNIMASTLLATTAITLSSLIGVFVSTPSNSRSTASRLVYGNKTEFLSSINFLATVPTWKSQKDYMEYVVRNLNRGSFFWSLGLRAFYLSFPLFLWIFGPIPMFVCCCIMSCVLYFLDTSTSFTRHLHTNSLKEVACDDVESVVQPS; encoded by the exons atggaagaGGAGCAGCTGGACTATGTGCTGGTACCACTGGGTCTGTTGGTGTTTGGAACATATCACGCGTGGCTGCTCATCACAATTCTGCGTTATCCAATTCGAACTGTCGTTGGCCTCAATGCTCAGTCTCGTCGCCAGTGGGCCTTATCCATGATGACT GACCCCTTGAAGAATGGTGTTTTGGCCGTTCAAACCATACGCAACAACATAATGGCATCTACACTGTTGGCAACAACAGCTATCACTTTGAGTTCTCTGATCGGTGTATTTGTGAGCACACCATCAAACTCTCGCAGCACAGCATCGAGATTAGTTTATGGCAATAAGACTGAATTTCTCTCTTCGATCAA CTTCTTAGCCACTGTGCCCACATGGAAGAGTCAAAAGGATTATATGGAGTACGTTGTGAGGAACTTGAACCGAGGAAGCTTCTTCTGGTCCCTTGGATTAAGAGCTTTCTACCTCTCATTCCCTCTCTTCCTCTGGATATTTGGACCCATACCCATGTTTGTGTGTTGCTGCATTATGTCCTGTGTTCTTTATTTCTTGGACACAAGCACCAGTTTTACAAGACATCTTCACACTAACTCTCTCAAAGAGGTCGCATGTGATGATGTGGAATCAGTTGTACAACCGTCATGA
- the LOC117627107 gene encoding uncharacterized protein LOC117627107 isoform X1, with amino-acid sequence MEEEQLDYVLVPLGLLVFGTYHAWLLITILRYPIRTVVGLNAQSRRQWALSMMTDPLKNGVLAVQTIRNNIMASTLLATTAITLSSLIGVFVSTPSNSRSTASRLVYGNKTEFLSSIKYVTILLCFLVAFILNVQSIRYYAHVSFLATVPTWKSQKDYMEYVVRNLNRGSFFWSLGLRAFYLSFPLFLWIFGPIPMFVCCCIMSCVLYFLDTSTSFTRHLHTNSLKEVACDDVESVVQPS; translated from the exons atggaagaGGAGCAGCTGGACTATGTGCTGGTACCACTGGGTCTGTTGGTGTTTGGAACATATCACGCGTGGCTGCTCATCACAATTCTGCGTTATCCAATTCGAACTGTCGTTGGCCTCAATGCTCAGTCTCGTCGCCAGTGGGCCTTATCCATGATGACT GACCCCTTGAAGAATGGTGTTTTGGCCGTTCAAACCATACGCAACAACATAATGGCATCTACACTGTTGGCAACAACAGCTATCACTTTGAGTTCTCTGATCGGTGTATTTGTGAGCACACCATCAAACTCTCGCAGCACAGCATCGAGATTAGTTTATGGCAATAAGACTGAATTTCTCTCTTCGATCAAGTACGTTACTATCTTGCTGTGCTTTCTTGTTGCCTTTATCTTGAATGTGCAGTCAATTAGATACTATGCCCATGTTAGCTTCTTAGCCACTGTGCCCACATGGAAGAGTCAAAAGGATTATATGGAGTACGTTGTGAGGAACTTGAACCGAGGAAGCTTCTTCTGGTCCCTTGGATTAAGAGCTTTCTACCTCTCATTCCCTCTCTTCCTCTGGATATTTGGACCCATACCCATGTTTGTGTGTTGCTGCATTATGTCCTGTGTTCTTTATTTCTTGGACACAAGCACCAGTTTTACAAGACATCTTCACACTAACTCTCTCAAAGAGGTCGCATGTGATGATGTGGAATCAGTTGTACAACCGTCATGA